In a single window of the Pontibacter russatus genome:
- a CDS encoding DsbA family protein — protein MEKKHDLLDILHLIYVMDPMCSWCYGFAPVIKRLEAEQEGTLQFKLVMGGLRPGTEKPLDEPMKEQLKHHWQDVEKISGQPIDYNFFDREGFIYDTEPACRAVVTIRYLKPEVEFEMAEAVQSAFYARNQDVTKPAVLAAIALQFGVEEDVFLDKFASDEMLEKTQQDFLIARHLQANAFPSLYLLNGTNLHLLSRGYRTYDGMAAHLRQALEKLNHQP, from the coding sequence ATGGAGAAGAAACACGACTTACTGGATATCCTGCACCTCATCTACGTGATGGACCCGATGTGCTCGTGGTGCTACGGGTTTGCCCCGGTCATTAAACGGCTGGAGGCGGAGCAGGAGGGAACCCTGCAGTTTAAGCTGGTGATGGGCGGCCTGCGCCCAGGTACTGAAAAGCCCTTGGACGAGCCGATGAAGGAACAGCTCAAACACCACTGGCAGGATGTGGAGAAGATATCCGGACAGCCGATTGATTACAATTTCTTCGACCGCGAAGGGTTTATATATGACACTGAACCGGCGTGCCGCGCCGTGGTGACCATACGCTACCTGAAACCTGAGGTGGAGTTTGAGATGGCGGAGGCGGTGCAGAGTGCCTTTTACGCGCGAAACCAGGACGTAACCAAACCAGCGGTATTAGCGGCCATTGCGTTGCAATTCGGGGTGGAGGAGGATGTTTTCCTGGATAAATTTGCCTCAGACGAGATGCTTGAGAAAACGCAACAGGACTTTCTCATTGCCCGCCACCTGCAGGCGAATGCCTTCCCGAGCCTGTACCTCCTCAACGGAACCAACCTGCACCTCCTTAGCCGGGGCTACCGCACCTACGACGGCATGGCGGCGCATCTGCGGCAGGCGCTCGAAAAGCTGAACCATCAGCCGTAA
- a CDS encoding spheroidene monooxygenase, giving the protein MPPASLAVSNPNPAARLTTLTLFGIRSGHIRWGLAQMGTAGPLLEKVPGLLFYKLLGSGQGQSFSLKPNFKRYGLMCTWESEAAADNFLLNSPFITAYRLRTDEIWTVKLLPYQSHGLWDKQEPFAPALPEKYTGGPIAVLTRASVNWWRLPAFCRYGMRTSKSLDAAEGLYCSIGLGELPFIRQATFSIWESAEAMKAFAYKDPEHQEVMRRTRAENWYSEELFARFKPVSSAGTWNGQDPLQEVLPRPVYS; this is encoded by the coding sequence ATGCCTCCTGCCTCCCTGGCTGTTTCCAATCCAAACCCTGCTGCCCGGCTAACGACGCTGACCCTCTTCGGCATCCGGAGCGGCCATATACGGTGGGGGCTGGCACAGATGGGGACGGCCGGGCCGCTCCTGGAAAAAGTGCCGGGGCTGCTGTTTTACAAGTTGTTGGGCAGCGGCCAGGGCCAAAGTTTCAGCCTGAAGCCTAATTTCAAACGCTACGGCCTGATGTGTACCTGGGAATCAGAGGCGGCCGCAGACAACTTTTTACTGAACTCCCCTTTTATAACGGCATACAGGCTGCGCACGGATGAGATATGGACCGTGAAACTCCTGCCCTACCAGTCGCATGGGCTGTGGGACAAGCAGGAGCCTTTTGCGCCTGCGCTACCGGAGAAATATACCGGAGGCCCCATAGCGGTTCTGACAAGGGCCAGCGTGAACTGGTGGCGGCTGCCCGCCTTCTGCCGTTACGGGATGCGCACAAGCAAGTCGCTTGATGCGGCGGAGGGGCTTTACTGCTCCATCGGACTGGGAGAATTACCGTTTATCCGGCAGGCCACGTTCAGTATATGGGAGTCGGCGGAGGCGATGAAAGCTTTTGCCTACAAAGACCCGGAGCACCAGGAGGTCATGCGTCGGACAAGGGCGGAGAACTGGTACAGCGAAGAACTGTTCGCGCGTTTCAAGCCCGTCAGCTCCGCCGGCACCTGGAACGGGCAAGACCCTCTGCAGGAGGTGCTGCCCCGGCCCGTCTACAGTTGA
- a CDS encoding pyridoxamine 5'-phosphate oxidase family protein yields MNNDPNTKQHLGKLIDMIKDIKVAMLTTMDEDNCLRSRPMRAMEVKPDGHIWFFTGYHSGKSHEIQQDAHVNLSYSDPDNENYVSISGKAQVLRDQQKIDELWNPAMKTWFPKGKEDPNVGLLKITIDKAEYWDAPNSVMVHLYGMVKAALTGERPDAGENKKINL; encoded by the coding sequence ATGAATAACGACCCGAATACAAAGCAGCATCTCGGAAAACTCATCGACATGATCAAAGATATAAAAGTGGCGATGCTCACCACCATGGACGAAGACAATTGCCTCCGCAGCCGCCCGATGCGGGCTATGGAAGTGAAGCCGGACGGGCATATATGGTTTTTCACGGGCTACCATTCCGGCAAGTCGCACGAAATACAGCAGGACGCGCACGTAAACCTGAGTTACTCCGACCCTGATAACGAAAACTATGTCTCTATCTCGGGTAAGGCACAGGTGTTGCGCGACCAGCAGAAGATCGACGAGCTATGGAACCCGGCCATGAAAACCTGGTTCCCCAAAGGCAAAGAAGACCCCAATGTCGGCCTGCTCAAAATCACCATCGACAAGGCCGAATACTGGGACGCGCCGAACAGTGTGATGGTACACCTGTATGGCATGGTGAAAGCGGCCCTGACCGGCGAGCGACCAGATGCCGGAGAGAATAAAAAGATAAACCTGTAG
- a CDS encoding acyl carrier protein phosphodiesterase, with product MNFLAHIFLSGDEEELLIGNFIADAVKGKQAGLYTPGIARGIRLHRLIDTYTDTHPIVAETKARLRPRYRKYAPVIGDMYYDHFLAADFERYALRPLPGYAQQVYGLIQRNFHLLPPRVQHLFGYMQQHNWLLSYAQVEGIGQALTGMSRRTPFASGMETAAEELQENYSLYAAEFDAFFPELVQYVEEVKREL from the coding sequence TTGAACTTTTTAGCACATATCTTTTTATCCGGCGATGAGGAAGAACTTCTGATCGGCAACTTCATCGCTGATGCTGTAAAAGGCAAACAGGCCGGGCTATATACCCCCGGCATCGCAAGGGGCATCCGGCTGCACCGCCTCATCGACACTTATACCGACACGCACCCCATTGTAGCCGAAACCAAGGCGCGGCTGCGGCCCAGGTACCGGAAATATGCACCCGTTATCGGGGATATGTACTACGACCACTTTCTGGCCGCCGACTTTGAGCGATATGCCCTGCGGCCGCTGCCGGGTTACGCGCAGCAGGTATATGGCCTCATCCAGCGCAATTTCCACCTGCTGCCTCCGAGGGTGCAGCACCTGTTCGGGTATATGCAGCAGCACAACTGGCTCTTGTCTTACGCACAGGTGGAGGGTATCGGGCAGGCCCTGACGGGCATGAGCCGCCGGACGCCTTTTGCCTCGGGTATGGAAACGGCAGCCGAGGAGCTGCAGGAAAACTACAGCCTGTATGCCGCTGAGTTCGATGCTTTTTTCCCTGAACTGGTGCAGTACGTGGAGGAAGTGAAGCGGGAACTCTGA
- a CDS encoding FKBP-type peptidyl-prolyl cis-trans isomerase has product MKIEKNKVVTLTYELRILDEDGEQNLIETANEEQPMVFIYGMSGLPDQFEDNLEGLKSGESFDFKLDTEDGYGEYNEDAVVDLPKNVFEVEGSVPDNMLEEGNYIPMSDSEGNQLQGRVVEVGDDTVKMDFNHPLAGKELYFKGKVESVREATPEELDHGHVHGAGGHQH; this is encoded by the coding sequence ATGAAGATTGAGAAAAATAAAGTGGTCACGCTTACTTACGAGCTGCGCATTCTGGACGAGGACGGGGAGCAGAACCTGATAGAGACGGCCAACGAAGAGCAGCCCATGGTGTTTATATATGGCATGAGCGGCCTGCCTGACCAGTTTGAAGATAACCTGGAGGGGCTTAAATCCGGCGAAAGCTTCGACTTTAAGCTTGACACCGAGGACGGCTACGGGGAATATAATGAGGACGCGGTGGTAGACCTGCCCAAGAATGTTTTCGAGGTAGAGGGCTCTGTGCCGGACAATATGCTGGAAGAAGGCAACTACATCCCGATGTCGGACAGCGAGGGCAACCAGTTGCAGGGGCGTGTGGTGGAAGTCGGGGATGACACGGTAAAGATGGATTTTAACCACCCGCTGGCCGGCAAGGAGCTGTATTTCAAAGGCAAGGTGGAGAGTGTGCGGGAGGCCACGCCGGAGGAGCTGGACCACGGCCACGTACACGGCGCAGGCGGGCACCAGCATTAG
- a CDS encoding AAA domain-containing protein, which translates to MSEILYELKQVQELLKIEQEEDRQQYKIKSLKSTVAERKAMGFCWYPVTITKEEIGFGNKVVIELERTKDRDQLHLFQTGKAAALFSNNGSGERQNLSGVIVGLRRNKVLLATNKEDLPDWVEDGRLGIDLTFDEMSYREMEFAMKKVIEAYKTRLAELRDILLGDMPPRFTDVQVEAIPSLNPSQNEAVRKIVQAKDVAIIHGPPGTGKTTTLVQAILTTLQTQKRLLVTAPSNTAVDLLTEKLANEGVNVIRIGNPSRVSDVLLEHTLDAQIMEHPSYKNLKDYRKTAEEYKRMASQYKRKFGHEERAQRQLFRSESRRLLEEADRVEEYITEDLLHNVQVITCTLVGAANKAIRHLEYETVFIDEAAQALEPACWIPISRAKRVVLAGDHCQLPPTVKSYEAEKGGLSKTLFEKCIERQPEVSVMLKTQYRMHHHIMEFSNQQFYKGGLEAHESVHSSDLHQFDPHFAPGLAVEFVDTAGCGYNEVDTPESSSSANPDEANLLLNHLAHLLKDYTPAADTEADPLRIGVIAPYRAQINYLQDRVEHMPLLHDLKLKRLLSVGTVDSFQGQERDIIYISMTRSNDKGEIGFLADIRRMNVAMTRAKKKLVIVGDSATLSQHPYYAAFLTYVESINAYRSAWELTGCMP; encoded by the coding sequence ATGAGCGAGATACTATATGAACTGAAGCAGGTACAGGAACTGCTGAAGATTGAACAGGAAGAAGACCGGCAGCAATACAAAATCAAGAGCCTGAAAAGCACAGTGGCTGAACGCAAGGCCATGGGCTTCTGCTGGTACCCGGTCACCATCACCAAAGAGGAGATCGGCTTCGGAAACAAGGTGGTGATAGAGCTGGAGCGCACCAAAGACCGCGACCAGTTGCACCTTTTCCAGACGGGCAAAGCCGCCGCCCTGTTCAGCAACAACGGCAGCGGCGAGCGCCAGAACCTGAGCGGGGTGATCGTGGGCCTGCGCCGCAACAAAGTACTCCTGGCCACCAACAAAGAAGACCTGCCGGATTGGGTGGAAGACGGCCGCCTCGGCATCGACCTCACCTTCGATGAGATGAGCTACCGCGAGATGGAGTTCGCAATGAAGAAGGTAATCGAGGCATATAAGACAAGGCTTGCCGAGCTGCGCGATATTTTGCTGGGCGACATGCCCCCGCGCTTTACGGACGTGCAGGTGGAGGCTATCCCGTCGCTGAACCCGTCGCAGAATGAGGCAGTGCGCAAGATTGTGCAGGCGAAGGACGTGGCCATCATCCACGGCCCTCCCGGCACGGGCAAAACCACCACGCTGGTGCAGGCCATCCTCACCACCCTGCAGACGCAGAAGCGCCTGCTCGTGACTGCCCCCTCCAACACCGCCGTGGACCTGCTGACGGAGAAACTCGCGAACGAGGGTGTGAACGTGATCCGGATCGGGAACCCGTCGCGGGTGTCGGATGTGCTGCTGGAACATACCCTTGATGCGCAGATAATGGAGCACCCCTCCTACAAAAATCTGAAGGACTACCGCAAAACGGCAGAGGAATACAAGCGCATGGCCAGCCAGTACAAACGCAAGTTCGGACACGAGGAGCGTGCGCAGCGGCAGTTATTCCGGTCGGAGAGCAGGCGCCTGCTTGAAGAGGCGGATCGCGTGGAGGAGTACATCACCGAAGATTTGCTGCACAACGTGCAGGTGATTACCTGTACGCTGGTGGGCGCGGCCAACAAAGCCATCCGTCACCTCGAGTACGAAACGGTGTTTATAGACGAGGCCGCCCAGGCCCTGGAGCCTGCCTGCTGGATACCCATCAGCCGCGCCAAGCGCGTGGTGCTGGCGGGCGACCACTGCCAGCTGCCGCCCACGGTAAAATCCTACGAGGCGGAGAAGGGCGGCCTGAGCAAGACCCTGTTTGAGAAATGCATCGAGCGGCAGCCGGAAGTGTCAGTGATGCTGAAAACACAGTACCGCATGCACCACCACATCATGGAATTCTCGAACCAGCAGTTTTACAAGGGCGGGCTGGAGGCGCACGAAAGCGTACACAGCAGCGACCTGCACCAGTTTGACCCACACTTTGCGCCCGGTCTGGCCGTTGAGTTTGTGGACACGGCGGGCTGCGGATACAACGAAGTGGATACGCCGGAAAGCTCCAGCTCCGCCAACCCTGACGAGGCCAACCTGCTGCTCAACCACCTGGCGCACCTGCTGAAGGATTATACCCCCGCCGCAGACACAGAGGCAGACCCGCTGCGCATCGGCGTGATAGCACCCTACCGCGCTCAGATCAACTACCTGCAGGACCGCGTGGAGCATATGCCGCTATTGCACGATCTGAAGCTAAAGCGGCTGTTATCGGTCGGTACGGTGGACAGCTTCCAGGGGCAGGAGCGTGACATCATTTATATCAGCATGACGCGCAGCAACGACAAAGGCGAGATCGGCTTCCTGGCGGATATCCGGCGCATGAACGTGGCCATGACGCGGGCGAAGAAGAAACTCGTGATTGTGGGCGACAGCGCCACCCTGAGCCAGCACCCGTACTACGCGGCTTTTCTTACGTACGTAGAGAGTATAAACGCTTACCGCAGCGCCTGGGAACTGACCGGGTGCATGCCATAG
- a CDS encoding thymidylate synthase, with amino-acid sequence MKQYLDLMRHILDKGVKKEDRTGTGTLSVFGYQMRFNLADGFPLVTTKKVHLKSILHELLWFLKGDTNISYLKENGVSIWDEWADENGDLGPVYGSQWRSWPTPDGRHIDQITQVVNQLKNNPDSRRIIVSAWNVAEIENMKLPPCHAFYQFYVAEGRLSCQLYQRSADVFLGVPFNIASYALLVLMMAQVTGLEPGEFIWTGGDTHLYINHLEQAQLQLAREPRALPQMKLNPDVKDIFDFKYGDFELVNYNPHPAIKAPVAV; translated from the coding sequence ATGAAGCAATATTTAGATTTGATGCGCCACATCCTCGACAAGGGAGTGAAAAAGGAGGACAGGACCGGAACGGGCACGCTGAGTGTGTTCGGCTACCAGATGCGCTTTAACCTGGCCGATGGTTTCCCGCTGGTGACGACGAAGAAGGTACACCTGAAGTCTATCCTGCACGAGCTGCTGTGGTTCCTGAAGGGCGACACCAACATCTCGTACCTGAAGGAGAACGGCGTGAGCATCTGGGACGAGTGGGCCGACGAAAACGGCGACCTGGGTCCGGTATACGGCTCGCAGTGGCGCAGCTGGCCCACCCCCGACGGCCGTCACATCGACCAGATCACGCAGGTGGTGAACCAGCTGAAAAACAACCCGGACTCACGGCGCATCATCGTGAGCGCCTGGAACGTGGCCGAGATTGAAAACATGAAGCTGCCGCCCTGCCACGCCTTTTACCAGTTTTACGTGGCCGAGGGCAGGCTGTCGTGCCAGCTGTACCAGCGCTCCGCCGATGTGTTCCTGGGCGTGCCGTTCAACATTGCCTCCTACGCGCTGCTGGTGCTGATGATGGCGCAGGTGACGGGCCTCGAGCCAGGCGAGTTTATCTGGACGGGCGGCGACACGCATTTATATATAAACCACCTGGAGCAGGCACAACTCCAACTCGCCCGCGAACCACGCGCCTTACCGCAGATGAAGCTGAACCCGGACGTGAAAGATATTTTCGACTTCAAATACGGGGATTTCGAACTGGTGAACTACAACCCGCACCCCGCCATCAAGGCGCCGGTGGCGGTGTAA
- a CDS encoding P-loop NTPase family protein, which produces MLVKIKDVFKTIGTPSVTYVSRNDGEYERLLTEYLEVAGKLCLITGPSKTGKSTLYQKVLADLNKLPLIVRCDDQMTTDDVWRKALEDVNFDRITASTAAEDVQVTGAAKMGGTMGWGWLANLIGEVSLGIADKVSESTAREKIISRPSPKHLIPVLKNLPYVLVIEDFHYLKEEVKKSLFQQWKAFVDEEVSVIVLGTTHHAVDLAYSNKDLVGRIAHIEVGTWLTSDIEQIITSGFSYLNIPIKKALVEFIATECVGLPIITQSCCLRLFFDKRISEIDTLEGGTRPAFEEEDIAKALYNVAHTDFSVFRDIYDVIIRGFRKGGKYQTYELLLLAFTLDPITFKLQRHELDERLAQLSIKFATPPATSINSTLGVLSKLQHKYAFELLEWSQKLRTLYILEPSFLFYLRWKEERKLTDSLPSDRIERIYSIIFNDVQTRFPTIRVK; this is translated from the coding sequence ATGCTTGTCAAAATCAAAGATGTGTTCAAGACCATCGGCACGCCCAGCGTCACGTACGTGAGCCGGAACGACGGGGAATATGAGCGGCTGCTGACGGAGTACCTGGAGGTGGCCGGCAAGCTGTGCCTCATCACGGGGCCTTCCAAAACAGGCAAGTCCACGCTGTACCAGAAAGTGCTGGCGGATTTAAACAAGCTGCCGCTGATTGTGCGCTGCGATGACCAGATGACAACGGACGATGTGTGGCGGAAGGCGCTGGAAGACGTGAACTTCGACCGCATCACGGCCAGCACGGCTGCGGAGGATGTGCAGGTGACGGGCGCCGCGAAAATGGGTGGCACAATGGGCTGGGGCTGGCTGGCGAATCTGATAGGCGAGGTCAGTTTGGGGATAGCTGACAAAGTGAGCGAGAGCACGGCCCGGGAAAAAATCATCTCCAGGCCGTCTCCCAAGCACCTCATCCCGGTCCTGAAGAACCTGCCGTACGTGCTCGTGATAGAGGATTTCCACTACCTGAAGGAGGAGGTGAAGAAAAGTCTTTTCCAGCAGTGGAAAGCTTTCGTAGACGAGGAGGTGTCGGTGATTGTGCTCGGCACGACGCATCACGCCGTGGACCTGGCCTACTCCAACAAAGACCTGGTGGGCAGAATCGCCCATATAGAAGTGGGCACCTGGCTCACCAGCGACATCGAGCAGATCATCACCAGCGGCTTCAGCTACCTGAACATTCCCATCAAAAAAGCACTGGTGGAGTTTATCGCCACCGAGTGTGTAGGACTCCCCATCATCACGCAGAGCTGCTGCCTGCGGCTTTTTTTCGACAAAAGGATTTCAGAGATTGACACATTGGAGGGTGGCACCAGGCCAGCGTTTGAGGAGGAGGACATCGCGAAGGCCTTGTACAATGTGGCGCACACGGATTTCAGCGTGTTCCGGGATATATATGATGTCATCATCCGGGGTTTCCGGAAGGGCGGCAAATACCAGACCTATGAATTGCTGCTGCTGGCCTTCACCTTAGACCCCATCACGTTCAAGCTGCAGCGGCACGAGCTGGACGAAAGGCTGGCACAACTCAGCATAAAATTTGCCACACCGCCTGCCACCTCCATCAACAGCACGCTGGGCGTGCTCAGCAAGCTGCAGCACAAATACGCTTTCGAGCTGCTGGAGTGGAGCCAGAAGCTGCGGACGCTGTACATTCTGGAGCCTTCCTTCTTGTTTTACCTGCGCTGGAAAGAAGAGCGGAAGTTAACGGACTCCTTGCCGTCTGACCGCATCGAGCGGATATACAGCATCATTTTCAACGACGTGCAGACCAGGTTTCCGACCATCCGGGTAAAGTGA
- a CDS encoding MBL fold metallo-hydrolase — protein sequence MKLTSILTAILTVALLQANAQRATPDKIETNKGTLTIQPIEHATMVLNWDGKTIYVDPTGGAAAFAGIEKPNMILLTDIHGDHMNTETLDAMDTEGAVFVVPQAVADKLPEKYRSQAKVIGNGESITEMGILIKAVPMYNLPESADAKHVKGRGNGYVLKTGNKNVYISGDTEGVPEVRGLKNIDVAFLSMNLPYTMDIAQAASTTLDFKPKVIYPYHFRGQGGLADVEAFKKMVNDKDKNIEVRLRDWYPAQ from the coding sequence ATGAAACTAACATCCATTCTCACAGCCATCTTAACGGTGGCGCTGTTGCAGGCCAACGCCCAGCGTGCCACGCCGGATAAAATCGAAACCAACAAAGGCACCCTCACGATTCAGCCGATTGAGCACGCCACCATGGTTTTGAACTGGGACGGTAAAACCATCTATGTGGACCCCACCGGCGGGGCAGCGGCCTTTGCCGGCATAGAAAAACCTAATATGATTCTCCTCACTGACATCCACGGCGACCATATGAACACGGAGACACTGGACGCGATGGATACGGAAGGCGCGGTGTTTGTGGTGCCGCAGGCCGTGGCTGATAAACTTCCGGAGAAGTACAGGAGCCAGGCAAAAGTAATTGGCAATGGCGAAAGCATCACGGAAATGGGGATTCTGATAAAAGCTGTGCCCATGTACAACCTGCCGGAAAGCGCTGACGCCAAGCACGTGAAAGGACGCGGAAACGGCTATGTCCTGAAAACAGGTAACAAAAATGTCTATATCTCCGGCGACACGGAGGGCGTGCCGGAAGTGCGCGGGCTGAAGAACATTGACGTGGCTTTCCTGTCGATGAACCTGCCCTACACGATGGATATAGCACAGGCCGCCAGCACTACGCTGGACTTTAAGCCGAAGGTTATATATCCGTACCACTTCCGTGGCCAGGGCGGACTTGCTGACGTAGAGGCGTTCAAAAAAATGGTGAACGATAAAGACAAGAACATCGAAGTGCGGTTGAGGGACTGGTACCCGGCGCAGTGA
- a CDS encoding family 20 glycosylhydrolase: MIRKIVVTLLCVLAVQFHAACQSNGKVNPEKLNITWEVVQEKYQNKPQTLSTLTLQNSGQQPLPASGWALYFHASPSFKADGANAPVKIEHVNGDLLRMVPTAQFKSLPAGESRKISVVSGGQMINASRAPVGFYLVWDDNKAKGYTVGKVTYEKPAKNMVGWIEAKDVYKQNQVIKDIPVEKLTKVFPTPANYTETGKGITLTPAVPIVADKAFSKEAALLTEYLGQVFGQKPAVQPAATGKAIRLQKKEGMGPEAYELEVTPQGVVISATTPAGIFYGTQSLKVLVSPTALASPQKLVEIVGVKVSDEPRFGHRAFMMDVARNFQKKDEVLKVLDLMALYKLNVLHFHFSEDEAWRLEIPGLPELTEVGSERGHTMDDAENLQPSYGSGPDVNASSGSGYYSKQEFIDILKHATARHIKVIPEIETPGHARAAIKSMDARYTRLMKEGKKEEAERYLLRDLNDKSEYRSVQNFNDNVMDVSLPSTYNFLEKVTDEILAMYKEAGAPIETIHFGGDEVPPGVWEKSPAAQKLIADNPKVNNTDDLWYYFFGNINDMLKERNLYLSGWEEIGMRKVRKDGKMTYIANPDFANENFHVDVWNNLGNNIDLAYRLANAGYKVVLTNVTNMYLDLSYQKAYEETGLNWGGYVDVDKPFYFIPYDYMKNMKVDTENNPINPSIYADKVRLTEEGRKNIVGLQAPLWTEMVTTPEKLEYMLLPKLLGLAERAWAPDPTWATEKEAAKAETLYNQAWSEFVNVLGKRELPRLSYYLDGFNYRIPTAGAVVNNGKVSANVQLPGLAIRYTTDGSEPTAKSKAYTGPIAEKGTIKLRVFDPAGRGGRVVTVENK, translated from the coding sequence ATGATCCGAAAAATCGTCGTCACCCTGCTGTGCGTGCTAGCGGTACAGTTCCATGCCGCCTGTCAATCCAACGGAAAAGTAAATCCGGAGAAACTCAATATAACCTGGGAGGTGGTACAGGAAAAATACCAGAACAAACCGCAGACACTCTCCACGCTGACACTGCAGAACAGCGGTCAGCAACCGTTGCCGGCAAGCGGCTGGGCCCTTTACTTCCATGCCTCGCCCTCTTTCAAAGCTGATGGCGCCAATGCACCTGTTAAAATCGAGCACGTAAACGGCGACCTGCTCCGAATGGTGCCCACCGCGCAATTCAAAAGCCTGCCTGCCGGTGAATCCCGAAAAATCTCCGTTGTATCGGGCGGCCAGATGATCAACGCGTCGCGGGCTCCGGTTGGTTTCTACCTGGTGTGGGACGATAACAAAGCCAAGGGCTATACTGTAGGGAAAGTCACTTATGAAAAGCCTGCCAAAAACATGGTCGGCTGGATTGAGGCCAAAGACGTGTACAAGCAGAATCAGGTCATCAAAGACATTCCGGTTGAGAAGCTGACAAAAGTTTTCCCCACGCCAGCTAACTATACCGAAACAGGCAAAGGCATTACGCTAACGCCAGCGGTGCCGATTGTGGCCGACAAAGCGTTCAGCAAAGAAGCAGCCCTGCTGACAGAATACCTGGGTCAGGTTTTCGGGCAGAAGCCTGCGGTGCAGCCAGCGGCCACCGGCAAAGCCATCCGGCTGCAGAAGAAGGAGGGCATGGGCCCGGAGGCATATGAACTGGAGGTAACGCCGCAGGGAGTGGTGATTTCGGCTACTACGCCAGCAGGTATATTTTACGGCACCCAGTCGCTGAAAGTGCTGGTGTCACCAACCGCACTCGCTTCCCCTCAGAAATTAGTGGAAATTGTGGGCGTGAAAGTGTCGGATGAGCCCCGCTTCGGCCACCGGGCCTTCATGATGGACGTGGCGCGCAATTTCCAGAAGAAGGACGAGGTGCTGAAAGTGCTGGACCTGATGGCGCTCTACAAACTCAACGTGCTGCACTTCCACTTCAGCGAGGACGAGGCCTGGCGACTGGAGATTCCTGGCCTGCCGGAACTGACGGAAGTGGGCAGTGAGCGCGGCCACACGATGGACGATGCGGAAAACCTGCAGCCTTCCTACGGCTCCGGCCCCGATGTGAACGCCTCCAGCGGTAGCGGCTACTACTCTAAACAGGAGTTTATCGATATTCTGAAGCACGCCACCGCCCGGCATATAAAAGTGATTCCGGAGATAGAGACGCCGGGCCATGCCCGTGCCGCCATCAAATCGATGGATGCCCGTTACACGCGCCTGATGAAAGAGGGCAAAAAGGAGGAGGCGGAGCGCTACCTGCTCCGCGACCTGAACGATAAGTCGGAGTACCGCTCGGTGCAGAACTTCAACGACAACGTAATGGATGTGTCCCTGCCTTCGACGTACAACTTTCTGGAGAAAGTGACGGACGAAATACTGGCGATGTACAAAGAGGCGGGTGCGCCCATCGAGACGATACATTTCGGAGGCGATGAGGTGCCACCGGGGGTTTGGGAAAAATCGCCTGCGGCACAGAAACTGATTGCCGACAACCCGAAGGTGAACAACACCGACGACCTGTGGTACTACTTCTTCGGGAATATAAACGATATGCTGAAGGAGCGTAACCTGTACCTGTCCGGCTGGGAGGAAATCGGGATGCGCAAAGTGCGCAAAGACGGCAAAATGACTTATATCGCCAATCCTGATTTCGCGAACGAGAACTTCCACGTGGATGTGTGGAACAACCTCGGCAACAACATCGACCTGGCTTACCGGCTGGCGAACGCGGGCTATAAGGTGGTGCTGACGAACGTGACGAACATGTACCTCGACCTGTCTTACCAGAAGGCATATGAGGAAACGGGGCTGAACTGGGGAGGCTACGTGGACGTGGACAAGCCGTTTTACTTTATCCCGTACGACTACATGAAAAATATGAAGGTGGACACCGAGAACAACCCCATCAACCCCTCCATATATGCCGACAAGGTGCGCCTGACGGAGGAAGGCAGGAAGAACATTGTGGGGCTACAGGCACCGCTCTGGACCGAAATGGTGACCACACCGGAGAAACTGGAGTATATGCTATTGCCCAAACTGCTGGGCCTAGCGGAGCGGGCGTGGGCTCCGGACCCGACCTGGGCCACTGAAAAAGAGGCTGCCAAAGCCGAAACACTGTATAACCAGGCCTGGTCGGAGTTTGTGAATGTGCTGGGCAAGCGCGAACTGCCGCGCCTGAGTTATTACCTCGATGGCTTTAACTACCGCATCCCGACAGCCGGAGCAGTAGTAAACAATGGCAAGGTGTCGGCCAACGTGCAGCTGCCGGGGCTGGCCATCCGGTACACGACAGATGGCTCGGAGCCTACGGCCAAGAGCAAGGCCTATACCGGACCTATAGCAGAAAAGGGCACCATCAAGCTGCGTGTGTTTGACCCCGCTGGCCGGGGCGGCCGGGTAGTGACGGTTGAAAATAAGTAA
- a CDS encoding SelT/SelW/SelH family protein: MASPRVEINYCTQCRWLMRAAWMAQELLTTFEAEIGEVALLPGTGGVFEVRLNGELIYSRKEAGRFPESKELKQLVRDRIAPDRPLGHSDSK; the protein is encoded by the coding sequence ATGGCGTCTCCACGCGTTGAGATAAACTACTGCACCCAGTGCCGCTGGCTGATGCGGGCGGCCTGGATGGCGCAGGAACTCCTGACCACGTTTGAGGCAGAAATAGGGGAGGTGGCCCTGTTGCCGGGCACGGGCGGTGTGTTTGAGGTGCGCCTGAATGGTGAACTTATATATTCGCGGAAAGAGGCGGGGCGTTTCCCGGAATCCAAGGAGCTGAAGCAATTGGTTCGGGATCGCATTGCCCCGGACCGGCCACTGGGCCACAGCGACAGCAAGTAA